The following coding sequences lie in one Kribbella sp. NBC_00709 genomic window:
- a CDS encoding metal ABC transporter permease, whose translation MTMFQLEFMQRALIAGLLTGLSAPAIGTYLVQRRLSLMGDGIGHIAITGVALGLLTGSAPVLTAVLVSIAGATAIELVRARGKATGDVALALMFYGGIAGGVLLIGLAGQGAATLNTYLFGSLTTVSQSDLYVVVGLAVTVLVVAIGLGPQLFAVCQDEEFARTTGLRVQLLNLVIAVMAAVTVTVAMRTVGLLLVSALMVVPVATAQQVTRSFRSTFLTACVIGVVACLAGIVTSYNANVAPGATIVVLALAGFVVAATVGTLLRRRSGRARPLADEEPEVGVPAPEPHVVSAGHPHAHSQACGHKKVEHGDHVDYVHDGHLHAAHGDHWDEH comes from the coding sequence ATGACCATGTTCCAGCTCGAGTTCATGCAGCGGGCGCTGATCGCGGGCCTGCTGACCGGACTGTCGGCGCCTGCCATCGGCACCTATCTGGTGCAGCGGCGACTGTCGCTAATGGGTGACGGGATCGGCCACATCGCGATCACCGGGGTCGCGCTGGGTCTGCTCACCGGTAGCGCACCGGTCCTCACCGCCGTGCTGGTCTCCATCGCCGGTGCGACCGCAATCGAGCTGGTCCGGGCCCGCGGCAAGGCCACCGGTGACGTAGCGCTCGCCCTGATGTTCTACGGCGGTATTGCCGGCGGTGTGCTCCTCATCGGGCTGGCCGGCCAAGGTGCGGCCACCCTCAACACCTATTTGTTCGGTTCACTCACCACGGTGTCGCAGAGCGACCTGTACGTCGTCGTCGGCCTGGCTGTGACCGTCCTGGTCGTGGCGATCGGTCTGGGCCCGCAGCTGTTCGCCGTCTGCCAGGATGAGGAGTTCGCCCGTACGACGGGGCTCCGCGTGCAGCTGCTCAACCTGGTGATCGCCGTGATGGCTGCGGTGACTGTGACGGTGGCGATGCGGACCGTGGGGCTGCTGCTGGTCAGTGCGCTGATGGTGGTCCCTGTGGCGACGGCGCAGCAGGTGACGCGGTCGTTCCGCAGCACGTTCCTCACCGCGTGTGTGATCGGTGTGGTGGCGTGCCTGGCCGGCATCGTCACGTCGTACAACGCCAATGTGGCTCCGGGTGCGACCATCGTCGTGCTGGCGCTGGCCGGGTTCGTGGTGGCGGCCACGGTCGGGACGCTGCTCCGGCGGCGGTCCGGACGGGCCCGTCCACTCGCAGACGAGGAGCCAGAGGTCGGCGTACCGGCTCCTGAGCCGCATGTGGTGAGCGCAGGGCACCCGCACGCGCACAGCCAGGCGTGCGGCCACAAGAAGGTCGAGCACGGTGACCACGTGGACTACGTGCACGACGGCCACCTGCACGCGGCACACGGTGATCACTGGGATGAGCACTGA
- a CDS encoding metal ABC transporter ATP-binding protein has product MTPQDDSPKAVQVADLSVELGGRLVLRGIDLRIRQGEVVAVLGTNGSGKSTLIKTIVGLLPAARGEVRLFGTPVPRFRQWRRIGYVPQRITAAGGVPATVYEVVSSGLLSKRRLFSPLGAAGKQAIEQALEVVDMADRRKDGVAELSGGQQQRVLIARALVSDPDLLILDEPTAGVDLASQQIFADAVRERVTGGTTVVMVSHDLGPMDALIDRSVVMRRGRIVYDGPPHASQTHAHVHHSHTSEESGWMPQ; this is encoded by the coding sequence ATGACACCACAAGACGACTCCCCCAAGGCCGTCCAGGTCGCCGATCTCTCGGTCGAGCTGGGCGGTCGTCTCGTGCTCCGGGGTATCGACCTGCGGATCCGGCAGGGCGAGGTCGTCGCCGTGCTCGGGACGAACGGGTCCGGCAAGTCGACGCTGATCAAGACCATCGTCGGGCTGCTGCCCGCGGCCCGCGGCGAAGTCCGGTTGTTCGGGACGCCGGTCCCCCGCTTCCGCCAATGGCGCCGGATCGGGTATGTCCCGCAGCGCATCACCGCGGCCGGCGGCGTGCCGGCGACGGTGTACGAGGTGGTCTCGTCCGGCCTGCTCTCCAAGCGGCGGCTGTTCAGCCCGCTCGGAGCGGCCGGCAAGCAGGCGATCGAGCAGGCGCTCGAGGTCGTCGACATGGCCGACCGGCGCAAGGACGGCGTCGCCGAGCTGTCCGGCGGGCAGCAGCAGCGTGTCCTGATCGCGCGGGCGCTGGTGTCCGACCCGGACCTGCTGATCCTCGACGAGCCGACGGCAGGGGTGGATCTGGCCAGCCAGCAGATCTTCGCCGACGCGGTCCGCGAGCGGGTCACGGGCGGGACGACGGTGGTGATGGTGAGCCACGATCTCGGCCCGATGGATGCGCTGATCGACCGCTCGGTGGTGATGCGCCGTGGCCGGATCGTGTACGACGGCCCGCCGCACGCCTCGCAGACCCACGCCCACGTCCACCACTCACACACCTCTGAAGAGTCGGGGTGGATGCCTCAATGA
- a CDS encoding metal ABC transporter substrate-binding protein — protein sequence MRSGLRAIVAGAGALAALALAGCGGPAADGSGNGRLDVVTSFYPLEFIARTVGGDAVNVTTLTAPGVEPHDLELTPKQVGSIATAKLVVYEKDLQPAVDEAVEQNAKDAGFDIAPAAQLEATGADFEEHEPGQAEPAAHKDKALDPHFWLDPVRYGEVVKAVEEKLVSVDSAGAAGYHQRAKALLAQIGKLDTEYRTGLADCRLTTFVTSHQAFAYLAKRYGLTMIGIAGFTPDAEPAPARIKEVQDIVKAQQVTTIFYEELVSPKVAETIANDVGVKTAVLSPIEGLSDANSKDTYLTLMQRNLQELRTANGCS from the coding sequence ATGAGATCTGGTCTTCGAGCTATTGTCGCCGGTGCCGGTGCGCTGGCGGCACTCGCCCTGGCCGGGTGCGGCGGTCCGGCCGCCGACGGCTCCGGCAACGGCAGGCTCGACGTCGTGACCTCGTTCTACCCGCTCGAGTTCATCGCCCGCACGGTGGGGGGCGACGCCGTGAACGTGACCACCCTGACCGCCCCCGGCGTCGAGCCGCACGATCTCGAGCTGACCCCCAAGCAGGTCGGTTCGATCGCGACCGCGAAGCTCGTCGTCTACGAGAAGGACCTGCAGCCGGCCGTCGACGAGGCCGTCGAGCAGAACGCGAAGGACGCCGGCTTCGACATCGCCCCGGCCGCCCAGCTGGAGGCCACCGGCGCCGATTTCGAGGAGCACGAGCCCGGCCAGGCCGAGCCCGCCGCGCACAAGGACAAGGCGCTCGACCCGCATTTCTGGCTCGACCCGGTGCGGTACGGCGAGGTCGTCAAGGCGGTCGAGGAGAAGCTCGTCAGCGTCGACAGCGCCGGCGCCGCGGGGTACCACCAGCGCGCCAAGGCCCTGCTCGCCCAGATCGGCAAGCTCGACACGGAGTACCGGACCGGTCTGGCCGACTGCAGACTCACGACGTTCGTGACCAGCCATCAGGCCTTTGCCTACCTGGCGAAGCGATACGGTCTGACGATGATCGGGATCGCCGGGTTCACCCCGGACGCGGAGCCGGCGCCGGCCCGGATCAAGGAGGTCCAGGACATCGTGAAGGCCCAGCAGGTGACGACCATCTTCTACGAGGAGCTGGTCAGTCCGAAGGTGGCCGAGACGATCGCGAACGACGTCGGTGTGAAGACTGCCGTGCTGAGCCCGATCGAGGGCCTGTCCGACGCGAACTCCAAGGACACCTACCTGACCCTCATGCAGCGGAACCTGCAGGAGCTGCGGACGGCGAACGGCTGCTCATGA
- a CDS encoding YibE/F family protein yields the protein MASRNVGRRRADHRSNRHRKLEIPHGHGHGHGHGHGDHVVDTSVVNSDAIVARRVRIVVAAVLIPLLLAAVVGMIVMWPSGDVKVASYQTSTVRGEVTAVKACPAKQKDQCDEATVKLTSGPDKGKVVPIPVPKANQTPIPVKVGQSIMLGVDNGAKTLAERYSYVDHDRTKSLLLLAALFAVAVVALSRWRGFAALIALAVTAVMLTQFILPAILKGENALLVAVVGGTVIMAIALFLTHGINAESSIALSGTVAALGLTVFLGWFFTKFCQLSGLASDGASGAKSLVPDIDLTGLLVAGMVIGALGVLDDVTVTQAAAVWELSAANPSANRRELVAAGLRIGRTHVASVVNTLVLAYAGAALPVLLVFAIQGLPGRAVLSTESVAMEIVRGLVGSLGIIAAVPLTTALAAMAVADRSRELVADAERI from the coding sequence ATGGCCAGCCGCAACGTCGGGCGCCGGCGCGCCGACCACCGGAGCAACCGGCACCGGAAGCTGGAAATTCCCCACGGCCACGGACACGGCCATGGTCACGGTCACGGCGACCACGTGGTCGACACGTCGGTCGTGAACTCCGACGCGATCGTCGCCCGGCGGGTCCGGATCGTCGTCGCGGCGGTGCTGATCCCGCTGCTGCTGGCCGCGGTCGTCGGGATGATCGTGATGTGGCCCAGCGGCGACGTGAAGGTCGCGTCGTACCAGACGTCCACCGTCCGGGGCGAGGTCACTGCGGTCAAGGCCTGCCCTGCGAAGCAGAAGGACCAGTGCGACGAGGCGACGGTCAAGCTCACGTCCGGGCCGGACAAGGGCAAGGTGGTGCCGATCCCGGTTCCCAAGGCGAACCAGACGCCGATCCCGGTCAAGGTCGGCCAGTCGATCATGCTCGGCGTGGACAACGGCGCGAAGACCCTCGCCGAGCGGTACTCGTACGTCGACCACGACCGGACCAAGTCGTTGCTGCTGCTGGCCGCGCTCTTCGCGGTCGCGGTCGTCGCGCTGTCGCGCTGGCGGGGTTTCGCGGCTCTGATCGCCTTGGCGGTGACGGCCGTCATGCTGACGCAGTTCATCCTCCCGGCGATCCTCAAGGGCGAGAACGCGCTGCTGGTCGCGGTCGTCGGCGGCACAGTGATCATGGCGATCGCGCTGTTCCTGACCCATGGCATCAATGCCGAGAGTTCGATCGCGTTGTCCGGGACGGTGGCTGCGCTCGGGCTGACGGTGTTCCTCGGCTGGTTCTTCACCAAGTTCTGCCAGCTGAGCGGATTGGCGTCCGATGGCGCCTCGGGTGCCAAGTCGCTGGTGCCCGACATCGACCTGACCGGCTTGCTCGTCGCGGGCATGGTGATCGGTGCCCTGGGCGTGCTGGACGACGTCACTGTCACACAGGCGGCAGCCGTCTGGGAGCTGTCCGCGGCGAACCCGTCCGCCAACCGCCGTGAGCTGGTCGCCGCGGGCCTGCGCATCGGCCGGACTCACGTCGCTTCTGTGGTCAACACGCTCGTGCTCGCGTACGCCGGCGCCGCGCTGCCGGTGCTGCTGGTCTTCGCGATCCAAGGTCTGCCGGGCCGAGCCGTCCTGTCCACCGAGTCGGTGGCGATGGAGATCGTCCGCGGCCTGGTCGGCAGCCTCGGCATCATCGCCGCCGTCCCGCTCACCACCGCCCTCGCCGCGATGGCGGTCGCGGACCGCTCCCGCGAACTGGTCGCCGACGCCGAACGCATCTAA
- the eboE gene encoding metabolite traffic protein EboE, giving the protein MRFRHRDGSTVHLGYCATVHPAAELDELIAGLDSCAGPVRAALGVPVLGVGLWFPHRLADRLANSPSSLSRLRRSLQRNRLEVVTLNGTPHSSFTDKVVATTLYCPDWTDPERLRYTLDLVDVLAELLPADASYGSVSTVPLAWRAPWSKARNRAAREAFDRVEQHLARTETRTGRTIRMAVETEPGCVLEMVGQASAWLDRYSSPYGGASRIGLGLDACHLAVQFEEPADVFELLWRSGVDVVKGQLSVAPTLVDPSDAAGRYVLGQLGTPKYLRQVREWGGPGVDDVAQAYELSGHAAWRMHAHLPAHAAPPDQLSVTTGVLDDCLTRLVGGGHPLTHHLESEVYAWPRARQTMAKRITKELAWLRDRLTNLGLEEVH; this is encoded by the coding sequence ATGAGATTCCGTCATCGGGACGGTTCGACCGTCCATTTGGGGTACTGCGCGACCGTGCATCCGGCCGCGGAGCTCGACGAGCTGATCGCCGGCCTGGACAGCTGCGCCGGACCGGTTCGAGCTGCCCTCGGCGTACCTGTGCTGGGCGTCGGGCTGTGGTTCCCGCACCGGCTGGCCGACCGGCTCGCGAACTCGCCGTCCTCGCTCAGCAGGCTCCGCCGGTCGCTGCAGCGCAATCGGCTCGAAGTCGTCACCCTGAACGGAACACCGCACTCGAGTTTCACCGACAAGGTCGTCGCCACCACGCTGTACTGCCCGGACTGGACCGACCCGGAGCGGCTCCGCTACACCCTCGACCTGGTCGATGTCCTCGCCGAACTGCTGCCCGCCGACGCGTCGTACGGGTCGGTCTCGACCGTGCCGCTCGCCTGGCGCGCGCCGTGGTCGAAGGCGCGCAACCGTGCCGCGCGCGAGGCGTTCGACCGCGTCGAGCAACACCTCGCCCGGACCGAGACCAGGACCGGCAGGACGATCCGGATGGCGGTCGAGACCGAGCCGGGCTGCGTGCTCGAGATGGTCGGCCAGGCCTCTGCTTGGCTGGACCGCTACTCCAGCCCATACGGCGGTGCGTCGCGCATCGGACTGGGATTGGATGCGTGCCATCTGGCCGTGCAGTTCGAAGAGCCGGCCGATGTGTTCGAGCTGCTGTGGCGGTCAGGAGTCGATGTGGTCAAAGGGCAGCTGTCGGTCGCACCGACGCTGGTGGACCCGTCGGATGCGGCCGGGCGCTACGTGCTCGGTCAGCTCGGTACGCCGAAGTACCTGCGGCAGGTGCGTGAGTGGGGTGGACCGGGAGTGGACGACGTGGCGCAGGCGTACGAGCTGTCCGGGCACGCGGCCTGGCGGATGCACGCCCACCTGCCGGCCCACGCCGCGCCACCGGACCAGTTGAGCGTGACTACCGGCGTACTCGACGACTGTCTGACCAGACTGGTCGGTGGTGGCCATCCACTCACGCACCACCTGGAGTCCGAGGTGTACGCGTGGCCGCGTGCTCGACAGACCATGGCTAAGCGGATCACCAAGGAGCTGGCGTGGCTACGCGATCGGCTGACCAACCTGGGGCTGGAAGAGGTCCACTGA
- a CDS encoding FAD-dependent monooxygenase yields the protein MKVLISGASVAGPVLAHWLHRYGFEPTIVERTPELRHGLGGHAVDLFSSAAEVTRRMGCWDAIDAARTRIEAMTIERFGRRPVEVDLSRMYAGISSSHVEILRGELTRILYDATRETTEYVFGDSIASLHDDGTGVDVTFDSGTQRRFDLVIGADGLHSNVRRLAFGPEEPLRRWLGGYLAVFSMPDIFEVGNHTLAHMSVDKLVGIYGVHQTGQTRSGFLFRTPHELHYDYRDKDEQKALLVKEFSDYGWKVPQLLEHLESAEDFYFDSIAQITLDTWTSGRIGLVGDAGYCPGPAVGGGTSLAVVTAYILAGELAAARGDLASGLKNYERIIRPLVESSRRIGPKLMGTIIPGSPLALRLMPFAAAALPKLPTPVQRFIWSQNAVGKTLSSVDLFQPQVGQPIA from the coding sequence ATGAAGGTCCTGATCTCGGGCGCGAGCGTGGCCGGTCCGGTGCTCGCCCACTGGTTGCACCGCTACGGCTTCGAGCCGACGATCGTCGAGCGCACGCCCGAACTACGGCACGGACTCGGCGGCCACGCCGTCGACCTGTTCAGCTCCGCCGCCGAGGTGACCCGCCGGATGGGCTGCTGGGACGCGATCGACGCGGCCCGCACCCGCATCGAGGCGATGACCATCGAGCGGTTCGGACGGCGCCCGGTCGAGGTCGACCTCAGCCGGATGTACGCCGGGATCTCGAGCAGCCACGTGGAGATCCTCCGCGGCGAACTGACCAGGATCCTGTACGACGCCACGCGCGAAACCACCGAGTACGTCTTCGGCGACTCGATCGCGAGCCTGCACGACGACGGGACCGGTGTGGACGTCACGTTCGACTCCGGCACGCAACGACGGTTCGACCTGGTCATCGGCGCCGACGGCCTGCACTCGAACGTACGCCGGCTGGCGTTCGGCCCGGAGGAACCGCTGCGTCGCTGGCTCGGCGGATACCTCGCCGTGTTCTCGATGCCGGACATCTTCGAGGTCGGCAACCACACGCTCGCGCACATGTCGGTCGACAAGCTCGTCGGCATCTACGGCGTGCACCAGACCGGCCAGACGCGCAGCGGCTTCCTGTTCCGGACGCCGCACGAGCTGCACTACGACTACCGCGACAAGGACGAGCAGAAAGCCCTGCTGGTGAAGGAGTTCAGCGACTATGGCTGGAAGGTGCCGCAGCTGCTGGAGCACCTGGAGTCGGCCGAGGACTTCTACTTCGACTCGATCGCACAGATCACGCTGGACACCTGGACCAGTGGGCGCATCGGCCTGGTTGGAGATGCGGGCTACTGTCCCGGACCAGCTGTTGGCGGCGGCACGAGTCTGGCTGTGGTGACGGCGTACATCCTGGCTGGTGAGTTGGCGGCGGCCCGGGGCGATCTGGCGTCCGGACTGAAGAACTACGAGCGGATCATCCGGCCGCTGGTGGAGTCGAGTCGGCGAATCGGTCCGAAGCTGATGGGCACGATCATCCCGGGCAGTCCGCTCGCCCTGCGGCTGATGCCGTTCGCCGCTGCGGCGCTTCCGAAGCTGCCGACACCAGTGCAGCGCTTCATCTGGTCGCAGAACGCAGTGGGCAAGACGCTCAGCTCAGTGGACCTCTTCCAGCCCCAGGTTGGTCAGCCGATCGCGTAG
- a CDS encoding TetR/AcrR family transcriptional regulator, translating into MPRQRTGDTRARIQQAALELFAEQGLQQTSLRDIADRLGVTKPALYYHFVSREDLLNSLVEPMIADFEAYAAAQQAAAPVAPRELLGSYFDLAYRHRKLIQLAIRDLSVLHELKLADRFIEWRGALAELLIGTEPTLPDVVRCMVALGGLSDCAVMLDQVPVDELREAAVEAAYDSLGRP; encoded by the coding sequence ATGCCGAGACAACGGACCGGGGACACCCGGGCGCGGATCCAGCAGGCCGCGCTGGAGCTGTTCGCCGAGCAGGGGCTGCAGCAGACCAGCCTGCGCGACATCGCCGACCGGCTCGGCGTGACCAAGCCGGCGCTGTACTACCACTTCGTGTCCCGCGAGGACCTGCTGAACAGCCTGGTCGAGCCGATGATCGCGGACTTCGAGGCGTACGCCGCCGCGCAGCAGGCCGCCGCGCCGGTCGCCCCGCGCGAACTCCTCGGCTCGTACTTCGATCTCGCCTACCGGCACCGCAAGCTGATCCAGCTCGCGATCCGCGACCTCTCGGTACTGCACGAGCTCAAGCTGGCCGACCGCTTCATCGAATGGCGCGGCGCGCTCGCGGAGCTGCTGATCGGCACCGAGCCGACGTTGCCGGACGTGGTGCGCTGCATGGTCGCGCTCGGCGGCCTGTCCGACTGCGCGGTCATGCTCGACCAGGTGCCGGTCGACGAACTACGGGAGGCCGCGGTCGAAGCGGCGTACGACAGCCTCGGCCGGCCCTGA
- a CDS encoding DUF6703 family protein produces the protein MSSSQPVGSMRQRLTKISYPYVARLHAAPKLTLPGITLVLALAGVFAPVVLGVPALVLLALLLGWLAFLSWPAVTGGPKFLRLFTILVILLFAVSRIAS, from the coding sequence ATGAGCAGCAGTCAGCCGGTTGGGTCGATGCGGCAGCGTTTGACCAAGATCAGTTATCCGTATGTTGCGAGGCTGCATGCCGCGCCGAAGTTGACTCTGCCGGGGATCACCCTGGTGCTGGCGCTGGCCGGAGTTTTTGCTCCGGTTGTGCTGGGGGTGCCGGCGCTGGTGTTGCTGGCGTTGTTGCTGGGGTGGCTGGCGTTCCTGTCGTGGCCGGCCGTCACCGGTGGGCCGAAGTTCCTGCGGTTGTTCACGATTCTGGTGATCCTGCTGTTCGCGGTGTCGCGGATCGCGAGCTGA
- a CDS encoding antibiotic biosynthesis monooxygenase family protein, giving the protein MFVVIRFRVGSEEQAGFAERVRTAVAVLAEQKGFVSARVGRNVDDPELLALDLEFVNVGSYRRALSPYEVKMAAVPLLSEAIDEPTAYEDLLS; this is encoded by the coding sequence GTGTTCGTGGTGATTAGGTTTCGGGTGGGGTCGGAGGAGCAGGCCGGGTTTGCCGAGCGGGTGCGGACCGCGGTTGCGGTGCTCGCGGAGCAGAAGGGGTTCGTGTCGGCGCGGGTGGGGCGGAACGTGGACGACCCCGAGTTGCTGGCGTTGGACCTGGAGTTCGTGAACGTCGGGAGTTACCGGCGGGCGTTGTCGCCGTACGAGGTGAAGATGGCTGCGGTGCCGCTGTTGTCGGAGGCGATCGACGAGCCGACGGCGTACGAGGATTTGCTGAGCTGA
- a CDS encoding glycine--tRNA ligase has protein sequence MPVETVDAVVSLSKRRGFVYPCGEIYGGTKSAWDYGPLGVELKNNVRTQWWRTMVTGRDDIVGLDSSVILPTKVWEASGHLSEFVDPLTECQSCHKRFRDDHLREDFARRKNKDVDDVKLAEIACPNCGNKGTFTEPRMFNGLLKTYLGPVESEEGLHYLRPETAQGIFINFANVMGTARKKPPFGIAQIGKSFRNEITPGNFIFRTREFEQMEMEFFVEPGSDEDWHEYWLKARWDWYTGLGLNPDNLRFYEHPKEKLSHYSKRTVDIEYRFNFGGKEFDELEGIANRTDFDLSTHSKHSGADLSYFDQEKGERWTPYVIEPAAGLTRNVLAFLLDAYTEDEAPNAKGGVDKRTVLRFDPRLAPVKAAVLPLSRNADLSPKARDLAAELRKSWNVDFDDAGAIGRRYRRQDEIGTPYCITVDFDTLEDHAVTIRERDSMKQERVALTEVTGYLAQHLVGC, from the coding sequence GTGCCCGTGGAAACCGTCGATGCCGTCGTCAGCCTCAGCAAGCGGAGAGGCTTCGTGTACCCCTGCGGCGAGATCTACGGCGGTACCAAGTCGGCCTGGGACTACGGACCGCTCGGGGTCGAGCTGAAGAACAACGTCCGGACCCAGTGGTGGCGGACGATGGTGACCGGCCGGGACGACATCGTCGGCCTGGACTCCTCGGTGATCCTGCCGACCAAGGTCTGGGAGGCCTCCGGCCACCTGTCCGAGTTCGTCGACCCGCTGACCGAGTGCCAGTCCTGCCACAAGCGCTTCCGCGACGACCACCTCCGTGAGGACTTCGCCCGCCGGAAGAACAAGGACGTCGACGACGTCAAGCTGGCCGAGATCGCCTGCCCGAACTGCGGCAACAAGGGCACTTTCACCGAGCCGCGGATGTTCAACGGCCTGCTGAAGACCTACCTCGGCCCGGTCGAGTCCGAGGAGGGTCTGCACTACCTCCGCCCGGAGACCGCGCAGGGCATCTTCATCAACTTCGCCAACGTGATGGGCACCGCCCGGAAGAAGCCGCCGTTCGGCATCGCCCAGATCGGCAAGAGCTTCCGCAACGAGATCACCCCGGGCAACTTCATCTTCCGGACCCGCGAGTTCGAGCAGATGGAGATGGAGTTCTTCGTCGAGCCCGGCTCGGACGAGGACTGGCACGAGTACTGGCTGAAGGCCCGCTGGGACTGGTACACCGGCCTCGGTCTGAACCCGGACAACCTGCGGTTCTACGAGCACCCGAAGGAGAAGCTGAGCCACTACTCGAAGCGCACCGTCGACATCGAGTACCGGTTCAACTTCGGCGGCAAGGAGTTCGACGAGCTCGAGGGCATCGCGAACCGCACTGATTTCGACCTGTCCACGCATTCCAAGCACTCCGGCGCCGACCTGTCGTACTTCGACCAGGAGAAGGGCGAGCGCTGGACGCCGTACGTGATCGAGCCCGCGGCCGGCCTGACCCGCAACGTGCTCGCCTTCCTCCTCGACGCGTACACCGAGGACGAGGCGCCGAACGCCAAGGGCGGCGTGGACAAGCGGACGGTACTGCGCTTCGACCCGCGCCTCGCCCCGGTCAAGGCCGCCGTCCTGCCGCTGTCCCGCAACGCCGACCTGTCGCCGAAGGCGCGTGACCTGGCCGCCGAGCTGCGGAAGAGCTGGAACGTCGACTTCGACGACGCCGGCGCGATCGGCCGCCGGTACCGCCGGCAGGACGAGATCGGTACGCCGTACTGCATCACCGTCGACTTCGACACCCTCGAGGACCACGCCGTGACGATCCGGGAGCGCGACTCGATGAAGCAGGAGCGGGTCGCGTTGACCGAGGTCACCGGGTACCTCGCCCAGCACCTGGTGGGTTGCTGA
- the dusB gene encoding tRNA dihydrouridine synthase DusB, whose amino-acid sequence MLSLGNLTIDTPVVLAPMAGITNAAYRRLCAEQGAGLYVCEMITSRGIVEGDQKSLDMLTFDARETVRSVQLYGVDPVYIGRAVEILCDAYGVAHIDLNFGCPVPKVTRKGGGAALPWKRNLLGAILRSAVHAATPYGVPVTMKTRIGIDLSHQTYLDAGQIAEESGAAAIGLHGRTAAQAYSGQADWSTIASLVEHVSIPVLGNGDIWEAGDALRMVAETGCAGVIVGRGCLGRPWLFRDLAVAFSGGEALNLPSLGEVAVVMRRHAELLAELMGEQRGLRDFRKHVPWYLKGFPAGGELRASLGMVDTLAHLDELLAQLDPTVPFPVAELGAPRGRQGSPRDHIVLPQGWLDDTDGLTADLADAEIGVSGG is encoded by the coding sequence ATGCTTTCCTTGGGCAACCTGACAATCGACACGCCCGTGGTGCTGGCGCCGATGGCCGGCATCACCAACGCGGCGTACCGGCGGCTGTGCGCCGAGCAGGGCGCCGGGCTGTACGTCTGCGAGATGATCACCTCGCGCGGCATCGTCGAGGGCGATCAGAAGTCGCTCGACATGCTCACGTTCGACGCGCGCGAGACGGTACGCTCGGTGCAGTTGTACGGCGTCGACCCGGTCTACATCGGGCGTGCGGTGGAGATCCTCTGTGATGCTTACGGCGTCGCGCACATCGACCTGAACTTCGGCTGCCCGGTCCCGAAGGTGACGCGCAAGGGCGGTGGCGCCGCGCTGCCCTGGAAGCGGAACCTGCTCGGCGCGATCCTGCGGTCCGCGGTGCACGCGGCGACGCCGTACGGCGTGCCCGTGACGATGAAGACGCGGATCGGGATCGACCTGTCCCACCAGACTTATCTGGACGCCGGGCAGATCGCTGAGGAGTCGGGCGCCGCGGCGATCGGGTTGCACGGGCGGACGGCGGCGCAGGCGTACTCCGGTCAGGCGGACTGGTCGACGATCGCGTCGCTGGTGGAGCACGTATCCATCCCGGTGCTGGGGAACGGCGACATCTGGGAAGCCGGCGACGCGCTCCGGATGGTCGCCGAGACCGGTTGCGCGGGAGTGATCGTCGGGCGCGGATGCCTCGGCCGGCCGTGGTTGTTCCGCGACCTTGCGGTTGCCTTCTCCGGTGGCGAGGCTTTGAATCTGCCGTCCCTGGGCGAGGTTGCCGTTGTGATGCGGCGGCATGCGGAGCTGCTGGCTGAGCTGATGGGGGAGCAGCGCGGACTCCGCGACTTCCGCAAGCACGTCCCGTGGTACCTGAAGGGCTTCCCGGCCGGCGGCGAGCTGCGCGCGTCACTCGGCATGGTCGACACCCTCGCCCACCTCGACGAACTCCTCGCCCAGCTGGACCCGACGGTCCCGTTCCCGGTCGCCGAGCTGGGCGCCCCTCGCGGCCGCCAAGGCAGCCCCCGAGACCACATCGTCCTGCCCCAAGGCTGGCTCGACGACACCGACGGCCTCACCGCCGACCTCGCCGACGCAGAAATCGGCGTCTCCGGCGGCTGA